A genomic window from Solanum dulcamara chromosome 11, daSolDulc1.2, whole genome shotgun sequence includes:
- the LOC129873389 gene encoding uncharacterized protein LOC129873389 — MMRSMASSVSSKGIAAIVGVGQKLGRSIARKFAHEGYTVAILARDLGRLSRFADEIAREEKAQVFAIRIDCSDSRSIREAFEGVLSLGFVEVLVYNAHQPTSWHPTNFTDIKVEHFEKSLAVSSVGAFHCAQQVLLGMVERGRGTILFTGCSASLSGIAGSSELCCGKFAMRGLSQCLAKEFQPLGVHVAHVIIHGIVGTPAREAIASSSQQRLLVGEQEQQQSGRWAEEGLMDPDGLAQNYWHLHIQDRSAWTQEIDLHPSNQTSI, encoded by the exons ATGATGCGGAGCATGGCGAGTTCAGTCTCATCTAAAGGCATTGCTGCCATTGTTGGTGTGGGGCAGAAACTCGGTCGCTCCATCGCCCGCAAGTTCGCCCACGAAGGCTATACTGTTGCTATCCTTGCTCGTGACTTAG GTAGATTATCAAGATTTGCTGATGAGATAGCTAGAGAAGAGAAAGCACAAGTGTTTGCAATCCGGATCGATTGTTCAGATTCGCGAAGCATAAGAGAGGCATTCGAGGGAGTTCTATCACTTGGCTTTGTAGAAGTGTTGGTTTACAATGCACACCAACCAACATCTTGGCACCCAACAAACTTCACAGACATTAAAGTTGAACACTTTGAGAAATCTCTAGCTGTCTCCTCCGTCGGCGCCTTCCACTGCGCTCAACAG GTTCTTCTAGGTATGGTGGAAAGAGGAAGAGGGACAATACTTTTCACTGGTTGTTCAGCTTCTCTCAGTGGTATTGCCGGTTCTTCTGAATTAT GCTGTGGAAAGTTTGCAATGAGAGGCTTATCCCAATGTCTGGCAAAGGAGTTTCAACCTCTTGGAGTACACGTGGCGCATGTCATCATCCACGGTATCGTCGGCACACCCGCTCg GGAGGCAATAGCGTCAAGTTCGCAACAAAGGTTGTTGGTTGGGGAACAAGAGCAGCAACAAAGCGGCAGATGGGCCGAAGAAGGGTTGATGGACCCAGATGGGCTGGCCCAGAACTACTGGCATTTGCACATCCAAGATCGATCCGCTTGGACCCAAGAGATTGATCTCCACCCCTCCAACCAAACATCCATCTAG
- the LOC129872984 gene encoding CDPK-related protein kinase-like isoform X2: MTTAIAIEDVRREVKILRALTGHDNLVKFYDAYEDHENVYIVMELCEGGELLDRILLRGGKYTEDEARAVLIQILKVVAFCHLQGVVHRDLKPENFLFMSKDENAQLKAIDFGLSDFVKPDERLNDIVGSAYYVAPEVLHRSYSTEADVWSIGVISYILLCGSRPFWARTESGIFRAVLKADPGFEEQPWPTLSSEAKDFVKRLLNKDPRKRMTAAQALGHPWIKNSHDMEVPLDILIFKLMKTYMRSSALRKAALRALSKTLTVDELVHLKQQFSLLEPNKNGTISLDNIKAALMKYATDAMKEARIHDFVASLNALQYRRMDFEEFCAAALSVYQLEALDQWEQHARRAYEIFEKDGNRAIVIEELASELGLGPSVPVHAVLLDWIRHTDGKLSFLGFAKLLHGVSSRSITKIQ, from the exons ATGACCACGGCGATAGCCATTGAGGACGTGAGAAGAGAGGTGAAGATATTAAGAGCTTTAACGGGACATGACAATCTGGTAAAATTTTATGATGCATACGAAGATCACGAAAATGTCTACATAGTGATGGA GCTATGTGAAGGAGGCGAGCTTTTGGATAGGATACTTTTAAG AGGTGGAAAATACACAGAAGATGAGGCCAGGGCTGTGTTGATACAAATATTGAAAGTTGTTGCATTTTGTCATCTTCAAGGTGTGGTGCACCGGGATCTTAAACCAGAG AATTTCTTGTTCATGTCCAAAGATGAAAATGCACAACTTAAAGCCATAGACTTTGGGTTGTCTGATTTTGTGAAGCCAG ATGAAAGGCTTAATGATATCGTTGGTAGTGCATATTATGTAGCGCCAGAAGTTCTTCACAGATCTTATAGTACAGAGGCTGATGTGTGGAGTATAGGTGTTATTTCATATATCTTGCTGTGTGGCAGCCGTCCGTTTTGGGCTCGAACGGAGTCTGGGATATTTAGGGCTGTTCTCAAAGCTGATccaggttttgaagaacagccTTGGCCTACATTATCTTCTGAAGCAAAAGACTTTGTGAAACGTCTCTTGAATAAGGATCCACGGAAAAGGATGACAGCAGCTCAGGCCTTGG GTCATCCTTGGATAAAGAATAGTCATGACATGGAAGTGCCTTTGGATATACTGATATTCAAACTCATGAAGACTTACATGCGTTCATCTGCTCTTCGGAAAGCTGCTCTACGG GCTTTGTCAAAGACTTTAACTGTAGATGAGCTGGTCCATTTGAAGCAGCAGTTTTCACTGCTGGAACCAAACAAAAATGGCACCATAAGCTTGGATAACATTAAAGCG GCCCTGATGAAATATGCAACAGATGCCATGAAGGAGGCACGCATTCATGATTTTGTTGCTTCA CTTAATGCATTGCAATACAGAAGGATGGATTTTGAGGAATTCTGTGCGGCTGCATTAAGTGTATATCAGCTTGAGGCTCTTGATCAATGGGAACAACATGCACGCCGCGCATATGAAATTTTTGAGAAAGACGGTAACAGAGCCATTGTCATAGAAGAATTAGCTTCG GAACTTGGTCTTGGTCCATCTGTTCCTGTTCACGCTGTTCTTCTTGACTGGATCAGACACACTGATGGAAAGCTAAGTTTTCTTGGTTTTGCAAAGTTGTTGCATGGTGTGTCAAGCCGCTCAATCACAAAAATCCAATGA
- the LOC129872984 gene encoding CDPK-related kinase 5-like isoform X1 codes for MGSCTSKPSPEPNYSNNDLYAPDGTAIPAKDNDNSVHQLENKSKEGAEQGKKSPFFPFYSPSPAHYFFSKKSPVNSTPRRFFKRPFPPPSPAKHIRAVLARRQGSVKPNAIPEGNESEEGGAGGLDKSFGFSKNFVNKYELGEEVGRGHFGYTCKAKFKKGELKGQEVAVKVIPKAKMTTAIAIEDVRREVKILRALTGHDNLVKFYDAYEDHENVYIVMELCEGGELLDRILLRGGKYTEDEARAVLIQILKVVAFCHLQGVVHRDLKPENFLFMSKDENAQLKAIDFGLSDFVKPDERLNDIVGSAYYVAPEVLHRSYSTEADVWSIGVISYILLCGSRPFWARTESGIFRAVLKADPGFEEQPWPTLSSEAKDFVKRLLNKDPRKRMTAAQALGHPWIKNSHDMEVPLDILIFKLMKTYMRSSALRKAALRALSKTLTVDELVHLKQQFSLLEPNKNGTISLDNIKAALMKYATDAMKEARIHDFVASLNALQYRRMDFEEFCAAALSVYQLEALDQWEQHARRAYEIFEKDGNRAIVIEELASELGLGPSVPVHAVLLDWIRHTDGKLSFLGFAKLLHGVSSRSITKIQ; via the exons ATGGGTAGTTGCACATCAAAACCTTCCCCTGAACCCAATTACTCCAACAATGATCTTTATGCTCCTGATGGAACTGCTATTCCGGCTAAAGATAACGATAACTCTGTTCATCAGCTAGAGAATAAGAGCAAGGAGGGAGCTGAACAGGGTAAAAAGTCgcccttttttccattttacaGTCCAAGTCCGGcgcattattttttttcaaagaaGTCTCCGGTGAATTCTACTCCCCGGAGGTTTTTTAAGCGGCCGTTTCCTCCGCCGTCTCCGGCGAAACACATACGAGCTGTGCTTGCCCGGAGGCAAGGTTCTGTGAAACCCAATGCAATTCCGGAAGGCAATGAATCGGAGGAGGGTGGGGCTGGGGGTCTTGATAAGAGTTTTGGGTTTTCGAAGAATTTTGTAAACAAATATGAACTTGGAGAAGAAGTTGGAAGAGGGCATTTTGGGTATACTTGTAAAGCTAAATTCAAGAAAGGTGAGCTTAAGGGACAAGAAGTTGCAGTAAAGGTCATACCTAAAGCAAAG ATGACCACGGCGATAGCCATTGAGGACGTGAGAAGAGAGGTGAAGATATTAAGAGCTTTAACGGGACATGACAATCTGGTAAAATTTTATGATGCATACGAAGATCACGAAAATGTCTACATAGTGATGGA GCTATGTGAAGGAGGCGAGCTTTTGGATAGGATACTTTTAAG AGGTGGAAAATACACAGAAGATGAGGCCAGGGCTGTGTTGATACAAATATTGAAAGTTGTTGCATTTTGTCATCTTCAAGGTGTGGTGCACCGGGATCTTAAACCAGAG AATTTCTTGTTCATGTCCAAAGATGAAAATGCACAACTTAAAGCCATAGACTTTGGGTTGTCTGATTTTGTGAAGCCAG ATGAAAGGCTTAATGATATCGTTGGTAGTGCATATTATGTAGCGCCAGAAGTTCTTCACAGATCTTATAGTACAGAGGCTGATGTGTGGAGTATAGGTGTTATTTCATATATCTTGCTGTGTGGCAGCCGTCCGTTTTGGGCTCGAACGGAGTCTGGGATATTTAGGGCTGTTCTCAAAGCTGATccaggttttgaagaacagccTTGGCCTACATTATCTTCTGAAGCAAAAGACTTTGTGAAACGTCTCTTGAATAAGGATCCACGGAAAAGGATGACAGCAGCTCAGGCCTTGG GTCATCCTTGGATAAAGAATAGTCATGACATGGAAGTGCCTTTGGATATACTGATATTCAAACTCATGAAGACTTACATGCGTTCATCTGCTCTTCGGAAAGCTGCTCTACGG GCTTTGTCAAAGACTTTAACTGTAGATGAGCTGGTCCATTTGAAGCAGCAGTTTTCACTGCTGGAACCAAACAAAAATGGCACCATAAGCTTGGATAACATTAAAGCG GCCCTGATGAAATATGCAACAGATGCCATGAAGGAGGCACGCATTCATGATTTTGTTGCTTCA CTTAATGCATTGCAATACAGAAGGATGGATTTTGAGGAATTCTGTGCGGCTGCATTAAGTGTATATCAGCTTGAGGCTCTTGATCAATGGGAACAACATGCACGCCGCGCATATGAAATTTTTGAGAAAGACGGTAACAGAGCCATTGTCATAGAAGAATTAGCTTCG GAACTTGGTCTTGGTCCATCTGTTCCTGTTCACGCTGTTCTTCTTGACTGGATCAGACACACTGATGGAAAGCTAAGTTTTCTTGGTTTTGCAAAGTTGTTGCATGGTGTGTCAAGCCGCTCAATCACAAAAATCCAATGA